In Flavobacterium sp. N1736, the following are encoded in one genomic region:
- a CDS encoding lipid A phosphoethanolamine transferase — protein sequence MKKIYLCVLLIFSILFSVKAQDSVDSSKNVYTEARYHYYLKTILLFNEYLDTDSGSFNTTQLRFLHPIANKAWNLRVDLPLISTNSNSENQTGIGDIGAGISYIPYLNHKTGGIAFRARVISNSATDPARGSGKWVFAPAVFYGKYIRKDKILWIASLENQLSFAGSDNRDNINVTAFENYLMFIIGKNWIAVDAAFRYNATNKGYPNNAFVEFGRRITTNDMAYIHPSVGFGNHKSYNFGIEVGMLILF from the coding sequence TCTGTAAAAGCGCAGGATTCTGTAGACTCTTCTAAAAATGTTTATACAGAAGCACGCTATCATTATTATTTAAAAACTATCCTGTTATTTAATGAATATTTAGATACAGATTCAGGTTCTTTTAATACAACTCAACTTCGTTTTCTGCATCCGATTGCCAATAAAGCCTGGAATTTAAGAGTTGATCTTCCTTTAATTTCAACAAATTCTAATTCTGAAAACCAAACCGGAATTGGCGATATTGGAGCCGGAATTAGTTATATTCCTTATTTAAACCATAAAACCGGCGGAATAGCTTTTCGTGCCAGGGTAATTTCCAATTCAGCCACTGACCCTGCACGTGGATCAGGTAAATGGGTTTTTGCTCCCGCAGTTTTCTACGGAAAATATATCAGGAAAGACAAAATATTGTGGATAGCTTCTTTAGAAAATCAACTGAGTTTTGCAGGTTCTGATAATAGGGATAACATAAACGTTACAGCATTCGAAAATTACCTGATGTTTATTATTGGAAAAAACTGGATCGCGGTCGATGCTGCTTTTAGATACAATGCAACAAATAAGGGATATCCAAATAATGCTTTTGTAGAATTTGGACGAAGAATAACAACAAATGATATGGCTTACATTCACCCAAGTGTGGGTTTTGGAAATCATAAATCATATAATTTTGGAATCGAAGTTGGTATGTTAATTTTATTTTAA
- a CDS encoding DUF349 domain-containing protein — MLEEKNDNLQEADGKLGIEISDSLPNDATETTGSEATAENEISLPENEVENVEEATETDHQTALDEITNSNAEESEDETLKERHDIPMQDYDTFSLDALVDELKKLVNTDKVMSVKDHIEEIKKSFLLQYNHLIEEKKEEFNASKQDPNEEFEYHSPLKSKFDEYYNVFREKRNAHFKHLQTNLKSNLENRLAIVEELKELINPQENIKDTLKHFNDLRERWKNAGAIPKDKYNHVWNNYHFHVENFYDYLHLDREARDLDFKYNLEQKQKIITRVEELVNETDISKAFRELQDLHRIWKEDIGPVSKEHRDAIWNKFSELTKKIHDKRELLFESQRANEQQNLEVKKEIIAKIEVLGTEKVNSHSQWLLQIQKVEALRNEFFAAGKVPSDVNEETWAAFKTAVRNFNSFKNSFYKDIKKDQNDNLNKKMALVAKAKELQESTDFAATTPVMKQIQEEWKQIGHVPKKYSDKIWKEFKDACNHYFDKLKEHKSEENVDEVAAFDNKKAYLDILRAYQLTGDHKTDLDAIKLHIETWKGFGKVPFSRRHIEGKFNKILDALFEKLSLSKKETEMMRFSNRIDSLSESNDTRKLDNEKIFLMRKIEEVQNEIFQLENNIQFFTNTKNAKKENSIVLEVRKNIAVHKESLEVWKDKLKQLRNLGQE; from the coding sequence ATGTTAGAAGAAAAGAATGACAACCTGCAAGAAGCAGACGGAAAATTAGGAATCGAAATTAGCGATTCTCTACCAAATGATGCCACTGAAACAACGGGGTCTGAAGCCACAGCGGAAAATGAAATTTCACTTCCTGAAAATGAAGTAGAAAATGTTGAAGAAGCCACAGAAACCGATCATCAAACAGCATTAGACGAAATAACAAACTCGAATGCTGAAGAAAGCGAAGATGAGACGCTAAAAGAGCGTCATGATATTCCTATGCAGGATTATGATACTTTCTCACTGGATGCACTTGTTGATGAATTAAAGAAGCTTGTCAATACAGATAAAGTAATGTCTGTAAAAGATCATATTGAAGAAATTAAAAAATCGTTTTTATTACAATACAATCACCTTATAGAGGAGAAAAAAGAAGAATTTAATGCTTCGAAACAAGATCCTAATGAAGAATTTGAATATCATTCTCCGCTAAAATCTAAATTTGATGAATATTATAATGTATTCAGAGAAAAAAGAAATGCGCATTTTAAGCATTTACAAACCAATTTAAAATCAAATTTAGAGAATCGACTTGCTATTGTTGAAGAACTAAAAGAACTTATAAACCCGCAGGAAAACATCAAAGATACTCTGAAACATTTTAATGATTTAAGAGAAAGATGGAAAAATGCAGGAGCAATTCCAAAGGATAAATACAATCATGTTTGGAATAATTATCATTTTCATGTAGAAAATTTCTATGATTATCTGCATTTGGACCGTGAAGCCAGAGATTTAGATTTTAAATACAATTTAGAGCAAAAGCAAAAAATTATTACGCGTGTTGAAGAGTTGGTTAATGAAACTGACATCAGCAAAGCGTTTCGTGAATTGCAGGATTTGCACAGAATCTGGAAAGAAGATATTGGACCTGTTTCTAAAGAACATCGTGATGCAATCTGGAATAAATTTAGTGAACTGACTAAAAAAATCCATGATAAGAGAGAGCTTTTATTTGAAAGCCAAAGAGCAAACGAGCAACAAAACCTGGAAGTTAAAAAGGAAATTATTGCAAAAATCGAAGTTCTTGGCACTGAAAAAGTAAACTCTCATTCGCAATGGCTATTACAAATACAAAAAGTTGAAGCACTTAGAAATGAGTTTTTCGCTGCCGGTAAAGTTCCATCAGATGTAAACGAAGAAACTTGGGCTGCATTTAAAACGGCTGTCAGAAACTTTAATTCTTTTAAAAATTCGTTTTATAAAGACATTAAAAAAGATCAAAACGATAATTTAAATAAAAAAATGGCTTTGGTTGCTAAAGCCAAAGAATTACAAGAAAGTACAGATTTTGCTGCTACAACACCTGTCATGAAACAAATTCAGGAAGAATGGAAGCAAATTGGTCATGTGCCTAAAAAATATTCAGATAAAATCTGGAAAGAATTTAAAGATGCCTGTAATCATTATTTCGACAAATTAAAAGAACATAAATCTGAAGAAAACGTTGATGAAGTAGCTGCTTTTGATAATAAAAAAGCGTACTTGGATATCTTGAGAGCTTATCAATTGACAGGCGACCATAAAACAGATTTAGATGCTATTAAATTGCATATTGAAACCTGGAAAGGATTTGGAAAAGTGCCTTTTTCAAGACGTCATATCGAAGGAAAATTCAATAAAATTCTCGATGCTCTTTTTGAAAAACTAAGTTTAAGTAAAAAAGAAACTGAAATGATGCGTTTTTCTAATAGAATTGATTCGTTATCTGAAAGTAACGACACAAGAAAATTAGACAACGAAAAGATTTTCTTAATGCGTAAAATTGAAGAAGTACAAAACGAAATTTTTCAGTTAGAAAATAATATTCAGTTTTTCACGAATACTAAAAATGCGAAAAAAGAGAATTCAATTGTTCTTGAAGTTCGTAAAAACATAGCGGTTCATAAGGAAAGCCTTGAAGTTTGGAAAGATAAATTGAAACAATTACGTAATCTAGGTCAGGAATAA